The DNA window ccaaagcaaatacatagtttcattaacatagcttaagaaaaatatttccataagaaaaatgcattggttagctctgggtttgagaaaagttaagttcaggtggaaccaggtgtcgtcatggcaacacagaattttaagagcgacctccttttaattttgtatagagaaggaaaaaaatctgacccttgtagtttgtttcttcctgccgCCTAAGGGAGAGACAagaaatgtctgacacttgcagcctatttcctccatttggagacccctggccttcctgcctgttaccctctcagttacATTCACTGTCGGGTGACCATCTGTGAACCTGGATGTTTCACTGAAACACCTTCCAAAGTCTGGATCCGTAGGTATTTTGGTgaggggggctggggaggggcagttctatttctctaaagaaaatgtGTACTCTCCCGATTGGCTGTATGCCAAGCTGGTGTTCCTGGAGCCCAGGAATACAACTTCTGGTCTATAGGCTGTCTTCATCTATTTGCATTGCAGTGCTTCTCCTTCATCTTTCACTCACCCCACCATCCCAGGGCCTAGAACCTTTCTGGTTAAGTTTTTTTAGGAGAAtaatctctcttctcctcctcgaGGGAGGGTGGTGGTATTTTCCGGTTTCCTGGAATAGGTGAGAGGAGCTGGACTTAAACAGGTCTCTTCTTGCCCACCACCTTCTGCCGCGCCTGGTGCCTCCAGGTCCTGGCTCTTGTGGGGATTCTGAGGTCAGCCTCACTTCTTTCTCCTTGTTACCCGCTCTGCTGGCGTTTGGTGTTCAGCTCTGTTAGTTCTTCTCTTTTATCTCCTTTCCTTCTAAAAATGCATTAACATTTCTAGTGCAGCGTCTCTCTTGGGCTTATGCTTCTTTTTACTGTTATTATTCCTTTGCCCTCATTTAAGAGATGTTTGAAGGATATGTGTTCAGTCTACCACAGATTAATAATCTATTATATTTTCATGAGTAGTAATTAtgtgggtacacacacacacgaacatataaatatatcccaATGATCCAAAGATGAATAGTGAAAATAATCTCCCTTTACCTTGTTCTTCAGTCCCTCAGCAGAAGTGCCCACAGTTACCAGTTGCTTGCATATGTCTTTCCAAAAAAGTTTATACACCCATTCACATTGATACGTAAAAAGCATGTAAGTAGAgatgatggattttattttaaatcaagaaagaaaaattttcacaTGCCCCTGAAGACTATTTATGTTTTCAGTAAAGGGCAGTGCTTAACCCAAAGACATGTATCTCTTTGAGGTGGATTTCAGGGCCCACTGCCGGTGTAGACACAGCATTAGGGGCCTTTCAAGTGCCCCGTGTAGTAGCCACCTGCACCAAGGCCAGCCATGGGTGTCTCTGAGAAGCACGTACATGGGACAGTTGTTGGTGACCCTCTCCCACTTCTTGTGTGACTTTATCATCCCTGTCTTCTTTACTTTTGGCCTCtgtatttcttcctgtttttacCCTTTCCCCTCTAGATGTATGTAGCCGACTCATGGCTTCCATGTCTGGCCCATGGAGCTAAGGGATACCCCTAATCTGGCTGCCTTTTTTGGGTTTTAAGAATCAATTGGAATCCCAGACCAGTTTGCTTTCATCATACCCCTAGTTGAATAGATTTTATCAGGAAATACTCCCGAGGCCTTCCCAGGTCTTTCGGGTGGGTTGCTTGACTTGATAGTCCAGGGCTGTGACGTCACTGTGACTCTTTGTCCCCGCAACAGGGCCTGCTGCTGCCAAACCAGACCTGATCTCAAAACTGGAGCGGAGAGCTGCACCCTGGATCAGGGACCCACACAGGCCAAAGTGGGGGAAAGGCCATCCTCCTTCAGGTGGGTCTTGACCTGCTGAGCGCTTGAAGGGTCTATCGGGGGGCCAGGCAGCTACAGCATGCCACACAGTATTAGTTCAGCCACACTCGTGTGAATCTATCGTACATGCAGCCCTGTGTTAGGCCCTGGGTAGAAAAACATGAATATGAAACTAACCCTGCCTTCACAGCATAGAATAGTCTGAGAAACTGGGATTGTTTGGGAAAAGGAAGGAGCTTTGATGAGTGGAGGTGAAACCAGGATGGTGTGGTAGAGCTGATGGGGGAGATACGTGGTGGACACTGGTCACGAGGAGCCATGTGACCCACAGGCTGTGagcctcccccagctcctctggTGTTTAGTGACAACACTGCTGGTCTGTGGGAGTCAGCAGTTTTGCATATGTCTGTCAGTAACTTATTGGCCCCTAGCTACTGTGTATACCTCTATGCCCCCTTTGTTTCTCAGGCTAATAAGAAGACTTATGGATGTTTACCCTCATTTCTTTATGGTGCCTCGAAAGAGGATTAAGACCATCCAACAGCATCTACGGCCAAGGTGGTTAATTAAGCTTATGAGCATCTGATGTCACGTGATCCCAGGGTAGCTTTGTGGGTAGAGAAGGGGTGGCTGGCTGAAGCAACCATGAGGATTAGCACATAACCCGTGGGGAGCCAGACTGACTTTCAGAGAAAATAATGGGAAAGGGTTTCAAGAGAAGCCactcctgggaagatcccctggagaaggggacagctacccactccagtattccggcctggagaatgccatggactgtatagtccatggggttgcaaagagtccaacacgactgagcgactttcacttttcactttctgatttCTAGAAAGGTGGAGCCCATCCATCTTCTCTGCTTTGCATAAGGGGTACTTACTGAATTGGGATGTCTTAGCTGATAGGATGCTGCAGAGTCCTCGGCAGCAAAACCAAGCACAGTCTGATTTGccccaaagggaaaaagaagatgGTGGCCGTTAGAGAGGCGCACACACAGGCCTCGGCTGTAGAGTCCACGTGGCTTCCAGTTCCTTCTGTGGAGACGTGTACTTCCTACTGCAGGCCCCGCCTTTGTGAGGCAGACGGACAGGCCAAAATCAAGAGGACTTACAGACCCCGATCAATTCAGAGGTCGTGGTTTGGGCAGTTCCCATGGTTAGTGATGGACCCCAAAGAGACCAAGCTCTTCTGCTCAGCTTGCAGAGAAAGGCCTAGTCTCCATGACAGTTCATCCCGGCTGGTCCGCGGCTACACGGGCCCTTTCAAAGTGGAGACTTTAAAGTACCACGAAGTCAGCAAAGCACACAAGCTCTGTGTAAACACCGTGGAAGTCAGGGAGGACGCCCCGCAGACCGCCGCAGTCCCCGAGATCTCCAGTGACCTGATGGCCAACATGGAGCACTTTTTCCATGCCGCCTACTCGATCGCATACCACTCGAGGCCCCTGAACGACTTTGAGAAGATCCTGCAGCTCCTCCAGAGCACGGGGACCATAATTTTGGGCAAATACCGAAACCGTACCGCCTGCACGCAGTTCATCAAGTGCATCTCCGAGACTCTGAAGAAGGAGATCCTGGAGGACGTGCGCAACTCCCCGTGCCTGAGCGTGCTGCTGGACAGTGCCACGGACGCCTCCGACCAGTCCTGCCTGGGCATCTACCTGCGCTACTTGAAGGGGATGGAGGTGAAGGAGTCTTACCTCACGCTGGCCCCCCTCCACAGTGAGACGGCCGATGGATACTTCGAGACCATCATCTCGGCCCTAGACGAGCTGGACATCCCCTTCCGGAAGCCGGGCTGGGTGGTGGGCCTGGGAACCGACGGCTCCGCCCCGCTGCGCTGCGGGGGAGGCCTGGTGGAGAAGCTGCAGGAGATCCTGCCCGGGCTGCTGCCGGTGCACTGTGTGGCCCACCGGCTCCCCCTGGCTGTGGTCGATGCCTGCGGGGGCATCGGCCTGGTCAAGAAGTGTGACCGGCACATCCGAACCGTCTTCAAGTTCTACCAGTCCTCCAACAAGAGGCTGAATGAACTGCAGGAGAGCGCggctcccctggagcaggaaatggtccGCCTGAAGGACCTGAATGCGGTCAGGTGGGTGGCCAGCGAGAGGCGCACGCTGAACGCGCTCACCCTGAGCTGGCCCGCCCTGGCCAGGCACCTCCAGAGCGTGGCGGACGCGGGTGGGCAGGTTGGGCACAGGGCCCAAGGCATGCTGAAGCTGATGAAGGGCTTCCATTTCCTCAAGTTCTGCCACTTCCTCTTGGACTTCCTGAGCCTCTACCGGCCTCTGTCCGAGGTGTGCCAGAAGGAGATTGTGCTGATCACCGAGGTGAACGCCACGCTGGGGCAGGCCTACGTGGCACTGGAGACCCTCCGTCACCGGGCAGGCCCCAAAGAGGAAGAGTTCAATGCCAGCTTCAGGGATGGGCGGCTCCACGGCATCGTGCTGGAGAGGACTGAGATGGCAGAACAGCGGTTCCAGGCAGACAGGGAGAGAGTGGTCCTGACGGGGATCGAATACCTCCAGCGGAGGTTCGACGCTGACCGTCCCCCGCAGCTCAGGAACATGGAGGTGTTTGACACCAAGGCCTGGCCAAGCGGGATGGCCCTGGCCAGTTTTGGGAATGATGACATCCTGACCCTGGCCAGGTATTTTGAGCTCTCGCTGCCCCCAGGATACAGCAAGCAGGCGCTGCTGGAGGAGTGGCTGGGCCTGAAGGCCGCGGCCCAGAACCTGCCGTTCTCCATGCTGTGCGAGCACACGCTGGCCCGGCACCGCCGCTTCCCCCTGCTCAGCCGGCTCCTGGCCCTGGTGGTCTGTGTGCCCGTCTCCACCGCCTGCTGTGAGCGCGGATTCAGTGCCATGAACCGGATCAGGACCGATGAGAGGACCAAGCTCTCCAACGAGGTGATCAACATGCTCATGATGACGGCTGTGAACGGTGTGGCGGTCTCAGAGTATGACCCCCAGCCGGCCATCCAGCACTGGTACCTGACCTCCTCAGGCCGGCGGTTCAGCCACGTCTGCACCTGTGCCCCGGTGCCGCCCCGCTCTCATGCAAGTAAGTATGCATGGCAGAGCTCCTAGACGCGGGGATGCCAAAGAGGAGAACCTCAgcttcccagcccctccctgagcTGACAGCCTGGTAGATTCCGCTCAAGTCAGCCGTCACCACAGACTTGCTTTAAGGGGTCACTTGCTCAACTGTTTGCTAGACCAGTGGGTGCTCAGGACAGGTCACCTTAATTCAGCTAGACAGGC is part of the Ovis aries strain OAR_USU_Benz2616 breed Rambouillet chromosome 4, ARS-UI_Ramb_v3.0, whole genome shotgun sequence genome and encodes:
- the ZNF862 gene encoding zinc finger protein 862 isoform X2; protein product: MGFMEEMDMQRPSREAGLYLPPQKEACLSYFSSERGSLQGDYAGRGSKPSKPRSIQKSWFAQFPWLVMNEEQTALFCSACREYPSVRDKRSRLIEGYTGPFKVETLKYHAKSKAHVFCVKALAARDPLWAARFQSTQEVSGDILASQGPFFPADYPIFYSPGPLGACDNVAQLLPSSRAALGDPGGNGAIPALYLDRIPDFRQTEIIDDIHSSSDDNVLCNDSAEPCGQDPSEEGLLEKLPVVFEDVAVYFTREEWGTLDKRQKELYRDVMRMNYELLASLGPAAAKPDLISKLERRAAPWIRDPHRPKWGKGHPPSGKKKMVAVREAHTQASAVESTWLPVPSVETCTSYCRPRLCEADGQAKIKRTYRPRSIQRSWFGQFPWLVMDPKETKLFCSACRERPSLHDSSSRLVRGYTGPFKVETLKYHEVSKAHKLCVNTVEVREDAPQTAAVPEISSDLMANMEHFFHAAYSIAYHSRPLNDFEKILQLLQSTGTIILGKYRNRTACTQFIKCISETLKKEILEDVRNSPCLSVLLDSATDASDQSCLGIYLRYLKGMEVKESYLTLAPLHSETADGYFETIISALDELDIPFRKPGWVVGLGTDGSAPLRCGGGLVEKLQEILPGLLPVHCVAHRLPLAVVDACGGIGLVKKCDRHIRTVFKFYQSSNKRLNELQESAAPLEQEMVRLKDLNAVRWVASERRTLNALTLSWPALARHLQSVADAGGQVGHRAQGMLKLMKGFHFLKFCHFLLDFLSLYRPLSEVCQKEIVLITEVNATLGQAYVALETLRHRAGPKEEEFNASFRDGRLHGIVLERTEMAEQRFQADRERVVLTGIEYLQRRFDADRPPQLRNMEVFDTKAWPSGMALASFGNDDILTLARYFELSLPPGYSKQALLEEWLGLKAAAQNLPFSMLCEHTLARHRRFPLLSRLLALVVCVPVSTACCERGFSAMNRIRTDERTKLSNEVINMLMMTAVNGVAVSEYDPQPAIQHWYLTSSGRRFSHVCTCAPVPPRSHARAGLRKKTGAFCREEPTAQKPPGLSCREPMEVLTACVPEPPERLLCPLLGQEAPGCPAKALL
- the ZNF862 gene encoding zinc finger protein 862 isoform X1: MEPRESGKAPVTFDDITVYLLEEEWVLLSQQQKDICGSDKLVAPLGPTIASPELFYKFERGPEPWLASVQGQRSHLSPNPGKTKMGFMEEMDMQRPSREAGLYLPPQKEACLSYFSSERGSLQGDYAGRGSKPSKPRSIQKSWFAQFPWLVMNEEQTALFCSACREYPSVRDKRSRLIEGYTGPFKVETLKYHAKSKAHVFCVKALAARDPLWAARFQSTQEVSGDILASQGPFFPADYPIFYSPGPLGACDNVAQLLPSSRAALGDPGGNGAIPALYLDRIPDFRQTEIIDDIHSSSDDNVLCNDSAEPCGQDPSEEGLLEKLPVVFEDVAVYFTREEWGTLDKRQKELYRDVMRMNYELLASLGPAAAKPDLISKLERRAAPWIRDPHRPKWGKGHPPSGKKKMVAVREAHTQASAVESTWLPVPSVETCTSYCRPRLCEADGQAKIKRTYRPRSIQRSWFGQFPWLVMDPKETKLFCSACRERPSLHDSSSRLVRGYTGPFKVETLKYHEVSKAHKLCVNTVEVREDAPQTAAVPEISSDLMANMEHFFHAAYSIAYHSRPLNDFEKILQLLQSTGTIILGKYRNRTACTQFIKCISETLKKEILEDVRNSPCLSVLLDSATDASDQSCLGIYLRYLKGMEVKESYLTLAPLHSETADGYFETIISALDELDIPFRKPGWVVGLGTDGSAPLRCGGGLVEKLQEILPGLLPVHCVAHRLPLAVVDACGGIGLVKKCDRHIRTVFKFYQSSNKRLNELQESAAPLEQEMVRLKDLNAVRWVASERRTLNALTLSWPALARHLQSVADAGGQVGHRAQGMLKLMKGFHFLKFCHFLLDFLSLYRPLSEVCQKEIVLITEVNATLGQAYVALETLRHRAGPKEEEFNASFRDGRLHGIVLERTEMAEQRFQADRERVVLTGIEYLQRRFDADRPPQLRNMEVFDTKAWPSGMALASFGNDDILTLARYFELSLPPGYSKQALLEEWLGLKAAAQNLPFSMLCEHTLARHRRFPLLSRLLALVVCVPVSTACCERGFSAMNRIRTDERTKLSNEVINMLMMTAVNGVAVSEYDPQPAIQHWYLTSSGRRFSHVCTCAPVPPRSHARAGLRKKTGAFCREEPTAQKPPGLSCREPMEVLTACVPEPPERLLCPLLGQEAPGCPAKALL
- the ZNF862 gene encoding zinc finger protein 862 isoform X3 translates to MEPRESGKAPVTFDDITVYLLEEEWVLLSQQQKDICGSDKLVAPLGPAAAKPDLISKLERRAAPWIRDPHRPKWGKGHPPSGKKKMVAVREAHTQASAVESTWLPVPSVETCTSYCRPRLCEADGQAKIKRTYRPRSIQRSWFGQFPWLVMDPKETKLFCSACRERPSLHDSSSRLVRGYTGPFKVETLKYHEVSKAHKLCVNTVEVREDAPQTAAVPEISSDLMANMEHFFHAAYSIAYHSRPLNDFEKILQLLQSTGTIILGKYRNRTACTQFIKCISETLKKEILEDVRNSPCLSVLLDSATDASDQSCLGIYLRYLKGMEVKESYLTLAPLHSETADGYFETIISALDELDIPFRKPGWVVGLGTDGSAPLRCGGGLVEKLQEILPGLLPVHCVAHRLPLAVVDACGGIGLVKKCDRHIRTVFKFYQSSNKRLNELQESAAPLEQEMVRLKDLNAVRWVASERRTLNALTLSWPALARHLQSVADAGGQVGHRAQGMLKLMKGFHFLKFCHFLLDFLSLYRPLSEVCQKEIVLITEVNATLGQAYVALETLRHRAGPKEEEFNASFRDGRLHGIVLERTEMAEQRFQADRERVVLTGIEYLQRRFDADRPPQLRNMEVFDTKAWPSGMALASFGNDDILTLARYFELSLPPGYSKQALLEEWLGLKAAAQNLPFSMLCEHTLARHRRFPLLSRLLALVVCVPVSTACCERGFSAMNRIRTDERTKLSNEVINMLMMTAVNGVAVSEYDPQPAIQHWYLTSSGRRFSHVCTCAPVPPRSHARAGLRKKTGAFCREEPTAQKPPGLSCREPMEVLTACVPEPPERLLCPLLGQEAPGCPAKALL